The following coding sequences lie in one Epinephelus moara isolate mb chromosome 17, YSFRI_EMoa_1.0, whole genome shotgun sequence genomic window:
- the LOC126404102 gene encoding fibrinogen-binding protein-like, which translates to MKIQTLVLAFALVAVITAAPAAPAKKAAAVDPDEKALDDAIAKNGPAIDKALKDVTLDDAMSDSDILDLILSNMNNADADEVASNMTSADTDDVLSSLDEDDAASMMTSADADEVASNMTSADADDLVAASDADDDADSDDDADVAVAADSDTDDDADSDSDADSDSDADSESDADSDDDADSADADSDDDADSDDDDADSDDDADSDDDADAAKVVASA; encoded by the exons ATGAAGATCCAAACTTTGGTGCTGGCCTTTGCTTTGGTGGCTGTGATCactgcagcaccagcagcaccagcCAAAAAGGCTGCTGCAGTAGACCCAG ATGAAAAGGCTCTGGACGATGCTATTGCCAAGAACGGCCCTGCAATAGACAAGGCGCTCAAAGACGTCACTCTCGATGATGCAATGTCCGACTCTGACATTCTGGACCTGATTCTGAGCAACATGAACAATGCTGATGCAGATGAGGTGGCAAGCAACATGACCTCCGCTGACACAGATGACGTGTTGAGCAGCTTGGATGAAGATGATGCGGCCAGCATGATGACCTCCGCTGACGCAGATGAGGTGGCAAGCAACATGACCTCCGCTGACGCAGATGATCTGGTTGCGGCAAGCGACGCTGATGATGACGCAGACTCTGACGATGATGCTGACGTAGCTGTAGCAGCAGACAGCGACACTGATGATGACGCAGACTCTGACTCTGATGCAGACTCTGACTCTGATGCAGACTCTGAATCTGACGCAGACTCTGATGATGACGCAGACTCTGCTGACGCAGACTCTGACGATGACGCAGACTCTGACGATGACGATGCAGACTCTGACGATGACGCAGACTCCGACGATGATGCTGACGCAGCCAAGGTGGTTGCAAGTGCTTGA